Proteins co-encoded in one Pseudarthrobacter chlorophenolicus A6 genomic window:
- a CDS encoding Gfo/Idh/MocA family protein, whose translation MTLSNGTSDGTIRWGILGTGFIAGLQTQDLNDNGFTVQAVGSRSVDSSKAFAEQHGIATAHGSYEDLVADPLVDVVYIATPHPMHHANALLALNAGKHVLVEKSFTMNAREAQDIVDLAESKGLVALEAMWTRFLPHMIRIRELIAEGAIGEVRKVVASHNQSLPQDPAHRLNDPALGGGALLDLGIYPVSFAFDILGTPARITASASMTATGVDRQTAAIFEYDGGPQALLDCELDAASANRAMVLGTTGWIDIEHTWYNPVPFTVHAVDGSVVERYEQSVTSRGMQYQAAELERLVREGATAGTILPPSETVAVMAAMDQIRKHIGLSYEADRESA comes from the coding sequence GTGACCCTCAGCAATGGCACCTCGGACGGAACAATCCGCTGGGGAATCCTTGGCACCGGCTTTATCGCCGGGCTGCAGACGCAGGACCTGAACGACAACGGCTTTACCGTGCAGGCCGTCGGCTCGCGCTCCGTGGACTCGAGCAAGGCCTTCGCCGAACAGCACGGCATAGCTACTGCCCACGGCAGCTACGAGGATCTGGTGGCAGACCCGCTGGTGGACGTGGTCTACATTGCTACACCGCACCCCATGCACCACGCCAACGCCCTGCTGGCCTTGAATGCCGGCAAGCACGTGCTGGTTGAGAAGTCGTTCACCATGAACGCCCGGGAAGCGCAGGACATTGTGGACCTGGCCGAATCCAAGGGGCTGGTAGCACTGGAGGCCATGTGGACCAGGTTCCTGCCGCACATGATCCGGATCCGTGAGCTCATCGCCGAAGGGGCTATCGGCGAGGTCCGCAAGGTGGTGGCCAGCCACAACCAGAGCCTGCCGCAAGACCCTGCACACCGTCTGAACGACCCCGCCCTGGGCGGCGGCGCCCTCCTGGACCTGGGGATCTACCCGGTCTCCTTCGCGTTCGACATCCTGGGCACCCCGGCCCGCATCACGGCCAGCGCCTCAATGACGGCCACCGGCGTGGACCGCCAGACCGCGGCGATCTTCGAATACGACGGCGGTCCGCAGGCTTTGCTGGACTGCGAACTCGACGCCGCCAGCGCCAACCGGGCCATGGTGCTCGGCACCACGGGCTGGATCGACATCGAACACACCTGGTACAACCCTGTGCCGTTCACGGTCCACGCCGTCGATGGCAGTGTTGTTGAGCGGTACGAGCAGTCCGTAACCAGCCGCGGAATGCAGTACCAGGCAGCCGAACTTGAACGCCTGGTCCGCGAGGGCGCCACCGCAGGGACCATCCTCCCGCCCAGCGAGACCGTGGCCGTCATGGCCGCGATGGACCAGATCCGCAAGCACATTGGCCTGAGCTACGAGGCCGACAGGGAAAGCGCATGA
- a CDS encoding TolB family protein, with amino-acid sequence MKRTLQPGQRSEVWIASVTGEAELLYSSDDVLFEAPNWTLDGAALVLNGDGKLWTLDVAGGHPVEVPLTGVPDLNNDHVLAPDGTGIFLSANDGHIYRASLAGGAATRITGEDGTFHFLHGVSPDGRELAYVGIEAGDFTRPGRLMTIASNGGAAASVDVGPGHCDGPEYSPDGKWLYLNTESFSTAPGHAQLARVRSDGTGFEQLLTSDSVDWFPHLSPDGRLASYIRFPRGTQGHPADLPVAVVLVSTGDWTTPLQTWPLFGGQGTLNVNSWSPDSAHIAFVAYPLPDSTKD; translated from the coding sequence GTGAAAAGAACCCTGCAACCCGGCCAGCGCAGCGAAGTATGGATCGCGTCCGTGACCGGGGAAGCCGAACTGCTCTACAGCAGTGACGACGTCTTGTTTGAGGCCCCGAACTGGACCCTGGACGGTGCAGCGCTTGTCCTCAACGGTGACGGAAAACTGTGGACGCTGGACGTGGCCGGCGGCCATCCCGTGGAAGTTCCGCTCACGGGGGTCCCGGACCTGAACAACGACCATGTGCTGGCTCCCGACGGCACCGGCATCTTCCTCTCGGCCAATGACGGCCACATCTACCGGGCATCCCTGGCCGGCGGAGCGGCCACGCGCATCACCGGGGAGGATGGCACTTTCCACTTCCTCCACGGCGTCAGCCCGGACGGCCGGGAACTGGCCTATGTCGGCATCGAGGCTGGAGACTTTACCCGGCCCGGCCGCCTGATGACCATAGCGTCCAACGGCGGTGCTGCCGCCAGCGTTGACGTCGGTCCCGGGCACTGCGACGGCCCGGAATATTCGCCCGACGGAAAGTGGCTGTACCTGAACACGGAATCGTTCAGCACAGCGCCCGGGCATGCCCAACTGGCGCGGGTCCGGAGCGATGGGACCGGTTTCGAGCAGCTCCTCACCTCCGATTCGGTCGACTGGTTCCCCCATCTCTCCCCCGACGGCCGCCTCGCGTCGTACATCCGTTTCCCCCGCGGAACCCAGGGCCATCCGGCTGACCTGCCGGTCGCCGTCGTACTCGTTTCGACCGGGGACTGGACCACTCCGCTGCAAACGTGGCCGCTGTTCGGCGGCCAAGGTACCCTCAACGTCAACAGCTGGTCCCCAGACTCTGCGCATATCGCGTTCGTGGCCTACCCGCTTCCTGACTCAACAAAGGACTGA
- a CDS encoding 3-keto-disaccharide hydrolase, whose protein sequence is MADAEPKHDGFVPLFDGSTLAGWYSVPRVYGTEYPGGPLLLERFEALGLTPPVDPEKHPARWFAEDGVLVGEQDTPGSGYGGYLVTERAYGDFELVLEMRPDWPADTGVMLRRRPDSWEGFQVLVDHRPSGGIGGFFGNGLASFSAVPFAVDVALDADGRPAGLVADDLATSVEPVTEEKRARLTYAADVGDFLKAWRWDGWNELRIRCVGALPVITTWINGIKIAELDTASLDSPNYNPSDVLEVLGTRGHIALEVHDNDSMFGEARWGKGAQCRWRNIRIRELDREQL, encoded by the coding sequence GTGGCAGACGCAGAACCGAAGCACGACGGTTTCGTCCCGCTGTTCGACGGGTCGACCCTGGCCGGTTGGTATTCCGTTCCGCGCGTGTACGGCACTGAGTATCCGGGCGGCCCGCTGCTCCTGGAACGCTTCGAAGCCCTGGGCCTGACCCCGCCGGTCGATCCCGAAAAGCACCCTGCCCGCTGGTTCGCCGAGGACGGTGTCCTGGTCGGTGAGCAAGATACTCCCGGCAGTGGCTACGGCGGCTACCTGGTGACTGAGCGGGCGTACGGGGATTTTGAGCTGGTGCTGGAGATGCGCCCGGACTGGCCGGCCGACACGGGAGTGATGCTTCGCCGGCGTCCGGACAGCTGGGAAGGCTTCCAGGTGCTGGTGGACCACCGGCCGTCCGGCGGGATCGGCGGTTTCTTCGGCAACGGGCTGGCGAGTTTCTCGGCCGTTCCGTTCGCCGTGGACGTTGCCCTTGACGCCGATGGCCGCCCGGCCGGGCTGGTTGCCGATGACCTCGCCACCTCGGTGGAACCCGTCACGGAGGAAAAGCGTGCCCGCCTCACGTACGCCGCCGACGTCGGGGATTTCCTCAAGGCGTGGCGCTGGGACGGCTGGAACGAACTGCGCATCCGCTGTGTGGGCGCGCTGCCGGTGATCACCACGTGGATCAACGGCATCAAGATCGCCGAGCTGGACACCGCCAGCCTCGACTCACCCAACTACAATCCTTCGGATGTGCTGGAGGTCCTTGGTACCCGCGGCCATATCGCCCTTGAAGTTCACGACAACGACTCCATGTTCGGCGAAGCGCGCTGGGGCAAGGGCGCACAGTGCCGCTGGCGGAACATCCGCATTAGAGAACTCGACCGGGAGCAGTTGTGA
- a CDS encoding sugar phosphate isomerase/epimerase family protein — translation MPRPFTLFTGQWADLPLEEVAKLASGWGYDGLEIAVSGDHLDAWRVDEPGYVESKLELLDKYNLKVWAISNHLKGQAVCDDPIDFRHEAIVGSRVWGDGEPEGVRQRAAEELKHTARLARALGVDTVVGFTGSSIWQYVAMFPPVPEKVIDAGYQDFADRWNPILDVFDENGVRFAHEVHPSEIAYDYWTTQRTLEAIGHREAFGLNWDPSHMMWQGMDPVSFIWDFKDRIYHVDCKDTKVRQTGRNTVLGSHLAWGDPRRGWDFVSAGRGDVPWEASFRALAAIGYDGPISVEWEDAGMDRLHGAPEALAALKKFDFPASQTSFDAAFSSKD, via the coding sequence ATGCCCCGCCCGTTTACCCTGTTCACCGGCCAGTGGGCCGACCTTCCCCTTGAGGAAGTCGCCAAGCTTGCCTCCGGCTGGGGCTATGACGGCCTGGAGATCGCCGTCTCCGGAGACCACCTGGACGCCTGGCGCGTGGACGAACCCGGCTACGTCGAGTCCAAGCTCGAGCTCCTGGACAAGTACAACCTCAAGGTCTGGGCCATCTCCAACCACCTCAAGGGCCAGGCCGTGTGCGATGACCCCATCGACTTCCGCCACGAAGCGATTGTCGGCTCCAGAGTCTGGGGCGACGGGGAGCCCGAAGGTGTCCGCCAACGTGCCGCCGAGGAACTCAAGCACACCGCCCGGCTCGCCCGCGCGCTGGGCGTGGACACCGTCGTCGGGTTCACCGGCTCCTCCATCTGGCAGTACGTCGCCATGTTCCCGCCCGTCCCCGAAAAGGTCATCGACGCCGGCTACCAGGACTTCGCCGACCGCTGGAACCCCATCCTGGACGTCTTCGACGAGAACGGCGTCCGCTTCGCCCACGAAGTCCACCCGAGTGAGATCGCCTACGACTACTGGACCACCCAGCGGACCCTCGAAGCGATCGGGCACCGCGAAGCGTTCGGCCTGAACTGGGACCCCTCGCACATGATGTGGCAGGGCATGGATCCGGTCTCCTTCATCTGGGACTTCAAGGACCGGATCTACCACGTGGACTGCAAAGACACCAAGGTCCGCCAGACCGGCCGGAACACCGTCCTGGGCTCCCACCTGGCCTGGGGCGATCCGCGCCGTGGCTGGGACTTCGTCTCGGCCGGCCGCGGCGACGTGCCCTGGGAAGCGTCCTTCCGGGCGCTGGCAGCCATCGGCTACGACGGCCCCATCAGCGTCGAATGGGAAGACGCCGGCATGGACCGCCTCCACGGCGCCCCCGAAGCCCTCGCCGCCCTCAAGAAGTTCGACTTCCCCGCCTCCCAAACCAGCTTCGACGCCGCCTTCAGCAGCAAGGACTGA
- a CDS encoding Gfo/Idh/MocA family protein: MTTPAHPTATPAPPSLGVAAIGYAFMGKAHSNAWRNVASFFDVPAFEQKVLVGRDATAVAEAATKYGWAEAATDWREVINRDDIHIIDICAPGWMHAEIAIAALEAGKHVLVEKPLANTLAEAELMTAAAAKARARGVQSMIGFNYRRVPALALARELIAEGRLGTVRHVRAAYLQDWLADDQSPMTWRLRKETAGSGALGDIASHAIDQVLYLLGDQVTEVTGRLHTFVPQRPGGKAAGDGLEDVTVDDAAWATLSLASGAIASVEVSRVATGQKNSLKLEIYGDRGTILFDLENLNELGFLDATAPVREQGFRRILVNEPEHPYLEAWWPQGHIIGWEHTFTHQVRDFLLAVRDQTPPSPSFEEGLNVQYILNAVEESAAAKSALIQLPGAAPETSPTEGA, encoded by the coding sequence ATGACTACTCCGGCACACCCAACCGCAACCCCGGCTCCCCCGTCCCTGGGGGTGGCCGCCATCGGTTACGCCTTCATGGGCAAAGCCCACTCCAATGCGTGGCGGAACGTGGCCAGTTTCTTCGACGTCCCGGCCTTCGAGCAGAAAGTGCTCGTGGGCCGGGACGCCACCGCCGTGGCCGAGGCCGCCACCAAGTACGGCTGGGCCGAGGCCGCCACCGACTGGCGGGAAGTCATCAACCGGGACGACATCCATATCATCGACATCTGCGCCCCGGGCTGGATGCACGCCGAGATCGCCATCGCAGCGCTCGAAGCCGGTAAGCACGTGCTGGTCGAAAAACCCCTCGCCAACACCCTCGCGGAAGCCGAACTCATGACCGCCGCCGCCGCCAAGGCACGCGCCAGGGGCGTCCAGTCCATGATCGGCTTCAACTACCGCCGCGTCCCCGCCCTTGCCCTGGCCCGCGAACTCATCGCCGAAGGCCGCCTCGGCACCGTCCGGCACGTCCGCGCAGCCTACCTCCAGGACTGGCTCGCCGACGACCAGTCGCCCATGACCTGGCGGCTCCGGAAAGAAACCGCCGGCTCCGGCGCCCTCGGCGACATCGCCTCCCACGCCATCGACCAGGTCCTCTACCTCCTGGGCGACCAGGTCACGGAGGTCACCGGCAGGCTCCACACCTTCGTTCCGCAGCGCCCCGGCGGCAAGGCTGCCGGGGACGGGCTGGAGGACGTCACTGTCGACGACGCCGCCTGGGCCACGCTGTCCCTGGCCTCCGGGGCCATCGCCTCAGTGGAGGTCTCCCGGGTGGCGACAGGCCAGAAGAACAGCCTCAAGCTCGAGATCTACGGCGACCGGGGCACCATCCTGTTCGACCTGGAAAACCTCAACGAGCTCGGCTTCCTGGACGCCACAGCCCCGGTCCGGGAGCAGGGATTCCGCCGGATCCTGGTCAACGAACCCGAGCACCCCTACCTTGAAGCGTGGTGGCCCCAGGGCCATATCATCGGCTGGGAACATACCTTCACCCACCAGGTCCGGGACTTCCTGCTTGCCGTACGGGACCAAACCCCGCCCTCGCCGTCGTTCGAGGAAGGACTGAACGTGCAGTACATCCTCAACGCCGTGGAGGAATCCGCCGCTGCGAAGAGCGCCCTGATCCAACTGCCGGGCGCCGCCCCGGAGACCAGCCCCACCGAAGGAGCCTGA
- a CDS encoding Gfo/Idh/MocA family protein, with the protein MSFTPSARKGPVGVAVIGAGNISKQYLDNLTVFPDLKVLVIADLFEDAAEARAKEYGIPEWGGPDKALNHPDVEIIVNLTIPAAHVEVATAAVNAGKHVWTEKPFSLDRESGLGLLKAADAAGIRLGTAPDTFLGAGIQTALRLIQRGDIGTPLTAMTTFQTPGPESWHPNPAFLFQHGAGPLFDMGPYYLTALVQAFGSIRKVAAVGSKAKEVRVIGSGPKAGEEFTVEVPTHVSAMAQFESGASSHSVFSFESPRARMGFVEITGTEATISLPDPNYFTGDIRLWRAGDEDWTTVPATGPANGRGMGALDMARAIRAGVPHRATGDLAYHVLDSMVSISESIDSGTFVNVESSAPASTALPEDWAPETATL; encoded by the coding sequence ATGAGTTTCACACCGTCCGCCCGCAAGGGACCGGTTGGCGTTGCAGTCATCGGCGCGGGCAACATCTCCAAGCAGTACCTGGACAACCTCACCGTTTTCCCGGACTTGAAGGTCCTGGTCATCGCAGACCTCTTCGAGGATGCCGCGGAGGCCCGCGCCAAAGAATACGGCATTCCCGAATGGGGCGGCCCGGATAAAGCACTGAACCACCCCGATGTCGAAATCATCGTCAACCTCACCATCCCTGCCGCCCACGTGGAGGTGGCCACCGCAGCGGTGAACGCCGGCAAGCACGTCTGGACCGAAAAGCCGTTCAGCCTGGACCGCGAATCGGGCCTTGGCCTGCTCAAGGCCGCCGACGCCGCGGGCATCCGGCTCGGCACCGCACCGGATACGTTCCTCGGTGCCGGAATCCAGACCGCGCTCCGGCTCATCCAGCGCGGCGACATCGGCACCCCGCTGACCGCCATGACCACCTTCCAGACCCCCGGCCCGGAATCCTGGCACCCCAACCCCGCATTCCTCTTCCAGCACGGCGCCGGCCCCTTGTTCGACATGGGCCCGTACTACCTCACTGCCCTTGTCCAGGCCTTCGGCTCCATCCGCAAGGTGGCCGCCGTCGGGTCCAAGGCCAAGGAGGTCCGCGTCATCGGTTCCGGGCCCAAGGCCGGCGAGGAATTCACTGTTGAGGTCCCCACCCACGTCTCAGCGATGGCGCAGTTCGAATCCGGCGCCTCCTCCCACAGCGTCTTCTCCTTCGAATCCCCCCGCGCCCGGATGGGGTTCGTGGAAATCACCGGAACGGAAGCCACCATCTCCCTCCCGGACCCCAACTACTTCACCGGCGACATCAGGCTCTGGCGCGCCGGCGACGAGGACTGGACCACCGTCCCCGCCACCGGCCCTGCCAACGGCCGCGGCATGGGCGCCCTGGACATGGCCCGCGCCATCCGCGCCGGCGTTCCGCACCGCGCCACCGGCGACCTCGCCTACCACGTGCTGGACAGCATGGTCTCGATCTCCGAATCCATCGACTCCGGAACCTTCGTGAACGTCGAAAGCTCAGCTCCGGCGTCCACAGCCCTCCCCGAGGACTGGGCCCCGGAAACCGCAACTCTCTAG
- a CDS encoding sugar phosphate isomerase/epimerase family protein codes for MSYSLQLYTLRNAIAEDLPGTIKKVAEIGFTQVEPYNFVATAKELGAALKENGLTAPSGHAPLLSQDQDEIFAAAKELGISTVIDPFLPAEHWQDAETIQATAAKLNAAAKKGAEYGITVGYHNHAWELESSIEGRTALEYFESLLDPELVLEVDTYWVAVGGQDPVDILTKLGDRVKFIHIKDGNLTTDTKAQQPAGQGKVPVLDVIAAAKSLEVGVVEFDDYSGDIFDGISQSLAYLNAAAEGAKA; via the coding sequence ATGTCTTACTCACTCCAGCTGTACACCCTCCGCAACGCCATCGCCGAGGACCTGCCTGGAACCATAAAGAAGGTCGCGGAGATCGGCTTCACCCAGGTTGAGCCCTACAATTTCGTGGCCACGGCCAAGGAGCTCGGCGCCGCACTGAAGGAAAACGGCCTCACCGCACCCTCCGGCCATGCGCCGCTGCTGTCCCAGGACCAGGACGAGATCTTTGCCGCCGCCAAGGAACTGGGCATCAGCACCGTCATCGATCCCTTCCTGCCCGCCGAGCACTGGCAGGACGCCGAAACCATCCAGGCCACCGCGGCCAAACTCAACGCCGCGGCCAAGAAGGGCGCCGAGTACGGCATCACTGTGGGCTACCACAACCACGCCTGGGAACTGGAGTCCAGCATCGAGGGCCGCACCGCCCTGGAGTATTTCGAGTCCCTGCTGGATCCCGAACTGGTCCTTGAAGTGGACACCTACTGGGTGGCCGTGGGCGGCCAGGACCCCGTGGATATCCTCACCAAGCTCGGGGACCGGGTGAAGTTCATCCACATCAAGGACGGCAACCTGACCACGGACACCAAGGCACAGCAGCCTGCCGGGCAGGGTAAGGTCCCCGTCCTGGACGTGATTGCCGCAGCCAAGTCGCTCGAAGTCGGTGTGGTGGAATTCGACGACTACTCCGGGGACATCTTCGACGGCATCAGCCAGAGCCTCGCGTACCTGAACGCCGCAGCAGAAGGAGCCAAGGCATGA
- a CDS encoding carbohydrate ABC transporter permease encodes MSAVLHAHPESGPALGVAEGKPRKVLSEAGMRGRWWRFVLILVITAIVLVPIMVTVVLALTPAPNSTATGLTLENITGVFSKTLAGTWLQNSLITTLATVFVSVAVAAPAGYVLSRGRSKAVSGYSLLLFVMQSLPIITSVVPLFILFAAMGLVDNLMGLTIIYVGSTMTVATWMMAAYFDSIPISLEEASWIDGCSVFGSFTKVVLRNSLPGILSTAIFAFLLAWNDYLVAIVFLRSNEIFTLPMGVQSFFQQNNTDWSGVMALAVIMMLPPIIVFATLNKYFSVGGIGGSLAGR; translated from the coding sequence ATGAGCGCAGTACTCCACGCCCACCCGGAATCCGGCCCCGCCCTTGGGGTCGCCGAGGGCAAACCACGCAAGGTTCTCTCCGAAGCAGGAATGCGCGGACGCTGGTGGCGTTTCGTCCTGATCCTGGTCATCACCGCGATCGTCCTGGTTCCGATCATGGTCACGGTGGTCCTGGCCCTCACGCCGGCCCCGAACAGCACGGCAACCGGCCTGACGCTGGAGAACATCACCGGCGTGTTCTCCAAGACCCTCGCCGGCACCTGGCTGCAGAACAGCCTGATCACCACGCTCGCCACCGTGTTCGTATCCGTCGCTGTGGCTGCCCCTGCCGGGTACGTCCTGTCCCGCGGCCGTTCCAAGGCAGTCTCCGGCTACTCCCTGCTTCTGTTCGTCATGCAGTCCCTGCCCATCATCACTTCCGTGGTTCCGCTGTTCATCCTCTTCGCCGCCATGGGCCTGGTGGATAACCTCATGGGCCTGACGATCATCTACGTTGGTTCAACCATGACCGTGGCCACCTGGATGATGGCCGCCTACTTCGACTCCATCCCCATCAGCCTCGAGGAAGCGTCCTGGATCGACGGCTGCTCAGTCTTCGGCTCCTTCACCAAAGTGGTGCTCCGCAACTCCCTGCCGGGAATCCTGTCCACCGCAATCTTTGCCTTCCTCCTGGCCTGGAACGACTACCTGGTAGCCATCGTGTTCCTGCGCTCCAACGAAATCTTCACCCTCCCCATGGGCGTGCAGTCCTTCTTCCAACAGAACAACACCGACTGGTCCGGAGTCATGGCCCTCGCCGTCATCATGATGCTGCCGCCCATCATCGTCTTCGCCACCCTGAACAAGTACTTCAGCGTGGGCGGCATCGGCGGATCCCTCGCCGGCCGCTAG
- a CDS encoding carbohydrate ABC transporter permease, with product MSSTTAQSGLARARKGLAPGGAGGGSLNRKSKLSAQASRTFFWLLLPSVILLVLIHGYPLFQAGVQATHDGNLIATGNFVGIENFQQVLSSPAFWKAAQFTLWFTIVGVFGSWAVGLGLALLLRTKIPGGGTFKVLLLLPWVVPIVVSSTAWNWLVATPDSLIPSLFRNLGLGTPLFLADPTLAAVTVMIFKVWVSFPFMMMMISAALASVDSTVYEAASMDGASRFQQFTQITLPLIARSTYISWILMTIFCVNDFPTIYLLTGGGPVDATTSLVVLAYRTVFQDFATGPGVAIAFLMTITLVIVSVILYRQIRKSSVE from the coding sequence ATGTCCTCCACTACAGCGCAGTCCGGCCTGGCCCGGGCCCGTAAGGGGCTTGCTCCCGGCGGGGCCGGGGGCGGGTCCCTGAACCGGAAGAGCAAGCTTTCGGCGCAGGCGTCCAGGACCTTCTTCTGGCTCCTGCTCCCGTCCGTGATCCTACTGGTCCTGATCCACGGCTACCCGCTCTTCCAGGCCGGGGTCCAGGCCACCCACGACGGCAACCTGATCGCTACCGGAAACTTCGTGGGCATCGAAAACTTCCAGCAGGTCCTCTCCTCACCGGCATTCTGGAAAGCCGCCCAGTTCACCCTCTGGTTCACCATTGTGGGTGTCTTCGGATCGTGGGCCGTCGGACTGGGGCTGGCTCTCCTGCTGCGGACCAAGATCCCCGGCGGGGGCACCTTCAAAGTTCTCCTGCTCCTGCCTTGGGTTGTTCCGATCGTGGTGTCCTCCACCGCCTGGAACTGGCTGGTGGCCACCCCGGACAGCCTTATCCCCTCCCTGTTCCGCAACCTCGGCCTGGGCACGCCGCTGTTCCTGGCCGACCCCACGCTCGCTGCCGTCACGGTCATGATCTTCAAGGTCTGGGTGTCCTTCCCCTTCATGATGATGATGATCTCCGCAGCGCTGGCCTCCGTGGACAGCACCGTCTACGAGGCAGCCAGCATGGACGGAGCATCCCGGTTCCAGCAGTTCACCCAGATCACCCTGCCGCTGATCGCCCGTTCCACTTACATCAGCTGGATCCTGATGACCATCTTCTGCGTCAACGACTTCCCCACCATCTACCTGCTCACCGGCGGCGGACCCGTTGACGCCACCACGTCCCTGGTGGTCCTGGCGTACCGCACCGTTTTCCAGGACTTCGCTACCGGCCCCGGCGTCGCCATCGCCTTCCTCATGACCATCACCCTGGTGATCGTCTCGGTCATCCTGTACCGCCAGATCCGAAAGTCGAGCGTCGAATAA
- a CDS encoding ABC transporter substrate-binding protein: protein MNANTHQSRSFSRRGFLGLTAAAASVPLLAACGGGSASQGGGAGGAIKFWDMPWATPAYNDAAKKIAEGFSGANSKATYQIIQWNNFYQTFSSAIASKTGPAVSTGGGFQAFQFEEQGQIAYADKVIEKLKSNGQFDDFLPGVVEPFKTSKGYVAVPWQLDIRPLWYRKSLFEKAGVGVPTDWASLLEAGKKLKGVGAVGFATGSGAGNNIGNHLMIMMMLNNGGGVFTKDGELDVLNDRNVEAVEFLLELVSNGVIDPAAVSYTTDNLNAQWKDSKAAYGMLTLGVPERVGDTSGDIVVASPIAGPHGDKAALIFPNNIMMYTNTPSQEASEEFVVYYLGKLKELWQQKLMNALPVFKSITEMPEFTADPNNVKIVNEYVPIAKTFASQGTALSANLAALDGGQALNQFTQTVLTGKTDAKSALTAFDTGLKSVLKK from the coding sequence ATGAACGCAAACACCCACCAGAGCCGTTCCTTCTCCCGCCGGGGATTCCTGGGCCTGACAGCAGCGGCGGCATCCGTTCCCCTGCTGGCGGCCTGCGGCGGAGGATCGGCAAGCCAGGGAGGCGGCGCCGGCGGCGCCATCAAGTTCTGGGACATGCCGTGGGCCACCCCGGCCTACAACGACGCTGCCAAGAAGATCGCTGAAGGCTTCTCGGGGGCAAACAGCAAGGCGACGTACCAGATCATCCAATGGAACAACTTCTACCAGACGTTCTCCTCGGCCATCGCCTCGAAGACCGGCCCGGCAGTGTCCACCGGCGGCGGCTTCCAGGCCTTCCAGTTCGAGGAGCAGGGCCAGATTGCCTACGCGGACAAGGTCATCGAGAAGTTGAAGTCCAACGGCCAATTCGACGACTTCCTCCCCGGAGTGGTTGAGCCGTTCAAAACGTCCAAGGGCTACGTCGCCGTTCCGTGGCAGCTGGACATCCGTCCGCTCTGGTACCGCAAGTCCCTGTTCGAGAAAGCCGGCGTGGGAGTTCCCACCGACTGGGCTTCCCTGCTTGAGGCGGGCAAGAAGCTCAAGGGCGTCGGCGCCGTCGGCTTCGCCACAGGTTCCGGTGCGGGCAACAACATCGGCAACCACCTGATGATCATGATGATGCTCAACAACGGCGGCGGCGTGTTCACCAAGGACGGTGAACTCGATGTCCTCAACGACCGCAACGTCGAAGCCGTCGAATTCCTGCTGGAGCTGGTCTCCAACGGCGTCATCGATCCGGCGGCAGTCAGCTACACCACCGATAACCTCAATGCGCAGTGGAAGGACAGCAAGGCCGCTTACGGCATGCTGACCCTGGGCGTTCCCGAGCGGGTGGGTGACACCTCCGGAGACATCGTGGTGGCAAGCCCCATCGCCGGTCCGCATGGGGACAAGGCCGCCCTGATCTTCCCGAACAACATCATGATGTACACCAACACCCCGTCGCAGGAAGCCTCGGAAGAGTTCGTGGTGTACTACCTGGGCAAGCTTAAGGAACTGTGGCAGCAGAAGCTCATGAACGCCCTTCCGGTCTTCAAGTCGATCACCGAAATGCCCGAGTTCACGGCCGATCCCAACAACGTCAAGATCGTCAACGAATACGTGCCGATCGCCAAGACCTTCGCCTCCCAGGGCACGGCCCTCAGCGCCAACCTCGCAGCCCTCGACGGCGGCCAGGCCCTGAACCAGTTCACCCAGACCGTACTCACCGGCAAGACGGACGCCAAGTCCGCACTGACAGCCTTCGACACCGGACTCAAGTCCGTCCTCAAGAAGTAG